In one window of Porites lutea chromosome 8, jaPorLute2.1, whole genome shotgun sequence DNA:
- the LOC140946844 gene encoding GFP-like non-fluorescent chromoprotein codes for MALSKQTGIQTEMNTKFHMEGTVNGYPFEVEGKGSGQPYEGVQTMKLKVTKGAPLPFSIDILLPQEMYGSKPFIKYPKDIPDYIKLSFPEGITWERTMTFEDGAVCTASNDSRLVGNCFIYEVKFQGVNFPRDGPVMQKKTDGWEPSTERLYEWDGCQRGDVDMALKLKGGGHYTVNFKTTYKSKKPGLKVPPYHFVDHKLVLLSHEIDGVSEAFEQKETAQAHLSNIA; via the exons ACTGGGATCCAAACTGAAATGAATACCAAGTTTCATATGGAAGGGACCGTCAATGGATACCCCTTCGAGGTAGAAGGAAAAGGAAGTGGACAGCCTTACGA GGGTGTGCAGACCATGAAGCTTAAAGTCACTAAGGGTGCGCCTCTGCCATTTTCTATTGACATTTTGCTGCCTCAAGAAATGTATGGAAGCAAGCCATTTATTAAGTATCCAAAGGATATCCCAGACTACATCAAGTTGTCATTTCCCGAGGGAATCACATGGGAAAGAACCATGACTTTCGAAGATGGTGCAGTGTGCACTGCCTCTAACGACTCCAG ACTCGTTGGCAACTGTTTCATCTATGAAGTCAAGTTTCAAGGTGTAAACTTTCCCCGGGATGGACCTGTTATGCAGAAGAAGACAGATGGCTGGGAACCGTCCACTGAGAGACTGTATGAGTGGGATGGGTGTCAGAGAGGAGATGTCGACATGGCCTTGAAGTTGAAGGGCGGTGGCCATTATACGGTCAACTTCAAAACTACTTACAA ATCAAAGAAGCCGGGCTTGAAGGTGCCACCGTATCACTTCGTTGACCACAAACTAGTTCTACTGAGCCACGAAATCGATGGTGTCAGTGAAGCGTTTGAGCAAAAAGAAACTGCTCAGGCACATCTTTCTAACATAGCCTAA